The Williamwhitmania sp. nucleotide sequence ATTTGGTTAGTTAAGTAGCTTTTCATTGCCAATACGGTTTAGTTAGTAGTGATTTCTATCTCATGTTGTAGTTAACTTTTCGTTAAGTGAGACCCAAAAATAGTTATTTTTTGTTCACATGCAATAGCGGTGGGCGTTTCGGACACTTATTATTTATTTTTTAAGCCCAGGCTTGAAAAAGAGAAGGTTAGCTGGTTGTGCTATTGTTTGGCAAGAATATTTTTGTATTTTTGCACCCCGGAAATAGGCAGGAGATCCAGAGCTTTCCTAAGTGTGGCGAAAGTTTTGGCTTAATTTATTCTGCTGAAAGGTCTTGCAAATCAAAAAAAAGGAATACCTTTGCAAGCCAAATTGATAAAATATAGTATAACCAAGGATTAACAAAGTAGTTGTATTTATGCCTACAATTCAACAACTTGTAAGGAAAGGAAGAACGCAGTTAGTCGATAAGAGCAAGGCTCCGGCAATGGATGCGTGTCCGCAAAAGAGAGGTGTATGCACCCGTGTATACACTACTACGCCAAAGAAACCAAACTCCGCTATGCGTAAGGTTGCCCGTGTTAGGTTGACCAACGGATATGAGGTTACTGCTTATATACCTGGTGAAGGTCACAACCTTCAGGAGCACTCCATTGTGCTTATCAGGGGCGGTAGAGTGAAAGACTTGCCTGGTGTGCGTTACCACATCATCCGCGGAGCGCTCGACGCTGCCGGTGTTGAAGGCCGTAATCAGAGGCGCTCCAAATATGGCACTAAGAAGCCAAAGGCGCAAAAAGCAAAGAAATAACACAAGTTAAAATGCATTTTTTAGTTTAAGTCGATGAGAAAGGCAAAACCAAAAAAACGGATTCTACTACCAGACCCACGGTTCGGTGATTCTTTGGTTACCCGTTTCGTGAATAATCTCATGTATCAGGGCAAGAAGAGCACCGCTTACGGCGTGTTCTACGAGGCAGTAGATATTATTGAGAAGAAGATGAAGGACTCTGAGAAGAGTCCGCTTGAGATCTGGAAGAAGGCTCTTGAAAACATTACTCCTCAGGTAGAGGTGAAAAGCCGCCGTGTAGGTGGTGCAACATTCCAGGTGCCTATGGAAGTTCGTTCCGATAGAAAAGTCTCTATTAGCATTAAGAATATGATTCTTTATGCTCGTAAGCGTTCGGGAAAATCCATGGCCGACAAGCTGGCTAATGAAATCATGGCCGGTTATAACAACGAGGGTGGTGCATATAAGCGAAAAGAGGATATGCATAAGATGGCCGAAGCGAACAAGGCTTTTGCTCACTTCAGGTTCTAGTATTTAATTTTAAGGAGAGGTTACATTAATGAGCAACGATCTTAAGCTCACCAGAAACATTGGAATTATGGCTCACATCGATGCGGGTAAAACTACCACATCGGAGCGTATTCTATTTTATACTGGTAAGACGCACAAGATAGGTGAGGTTCACGACGGAGCTGCTACCATGGATTGGATGGTGCAGGAGCAGGAGCGCGGTATTACCATTACCTCAGCAGCAACTACTACCTTCTGGAGCCATAAGGATCAGATCTACAAAATCAACCTAATTGATACCCCCGGTCACGTTGACTTTACCGTGGAGGTGGAGCGTTCGCTCCGCGTTCTCGATGGTGCAGTTGCCGTTTTCTGTGCAGTGGGTGGCGTAGAGCCCCAATCGGAAACCGTTTGGAGACAGGCTGATAAATATAAAGTTCCTCGTATGGCCTTCATTAATAAGATGGATCGTACTGGAGCCGATTTTTATTCTGTGGTATCACAGATTAAGGATAAGTTGGGTGCTGTGCCAATTCCTCTCCAAATTCCAATTGGAGCGGAGGAAAAATTCCGGGGAACAGTTGATTTAATTCTCAATAAGGCTGTTATCTACTTCGATGACGATAAGGTGAAGATTAACTACACCTACGAAGATATTCCTGAGGAATTGAAGGAAGAAGCAGCAGAATGGAGAGCTAAGTTGGTAGAGTCAATTGCTGAATACAATGATGTATTGCTCGAAAAGTTCTTTGAAGACCCTGACTCAATTACAGAGGATGAGTTGATTGAAGCCATACGCAAGGCTACCATCGACATGAAGATTGTTCCTGTTCTTTGCGGAACTGCATTCAAAAATAAGGGAGTTCAAAAACTGCTTGATGCGGTAATTGAATTATTGCCCAGCCCACTGGATGTTGAGTCTATTACCGGAATCAACCCTGAAACGGGTGATGAAGTAGTTCGCCATCCTAATGTTAAGGATCCATTTACAGCACTTGCATTCAAAATTGCTACCGACCCATTTGTAGGTCGCTTAGCTTTTATGCGTATTTACAGCGGTAGACTTGAATCCGGTTCATACGTGTACAATACCCGAAATCAGAAAAAGGAACGTATTTCTCGACTATACCAGATGCACGCCAACAAACAAAACCCAATGGAGGTTATTGAAGCTGGCGATATCTGTGCTGCCGTAGGATTTAAGGACATTCGCACAGGGGATACCCTCTGCGACGAGAAGCATCCAATTGCTCTCGAGTCCATGACCTTCCCTGAGCCGGTAATTGGATTAGCCATTGAGCCTAAGACGCAAAAAGATCTCGATAAGTTGGGAATTGCGCTGGGTAAATTGGCTGAGGAAGATCCAACATTCCGTATTAAAACTGACGTGGATAGCGGACAGACCATTATTAGTGGTATGGGCGAGCTTCACCTCGAGATTATTGTTGACCGTCTCCGCCGTGAGTTTAACGTTGAGATTAATCAAGGCGCTCCTTTAGTAAACTACAAGGAGGCGCTTAAGGGAACTGCCGACCATCGTGAAGTTTTCAAGAAACAGTCGGGTGGTAAAGGTAAGTTTGCTGATATAATTGTTACCATTGGACCTGCTGATCCTGGTGTTACCGGTCTTCAGTTTGTTGATGAAGTTAAGGGTGGTAACATTCCTCGCGAATATATTCCTGCGGTTCAAAAGGGGTTCGACTCTGCCATGAAAAATGGAGTTCTCGCAGGTTATACTATGGATAGTTTGAAGGTTGTATTGAAGGACGGTGGCTTTCACGCCGTTGACTCCGATGCGCTCTCCTTCGAAATTTGCGCTCGCTACGCATTCCGTCACGCAGCAATAAAGGCTAAACCAATTATCATGGAGCCTATAATGTCCGTGGAGGTTGTAACCCCAGAGGAAAATATGGGTGATATCATCGGCGACTTTAACAAGCGTCGGGGTCAAATCACCGGTATGGAATCTCGTGGAGGTGCTCGCGTAGTAAAGGCAAAGGTACCCCTTTCCGAAATGTTCGGATATGTTACTGTTCTCCGCACCCTTTCCTCTGGGAGGGCAACCAGCACCATGGAATTCTCTCATTACGATGAGGTTTCATCTAACCTGGCCAAGGAGATTATGGAAAAATCCCAAGGAAAAATTAAGGAAATTGAATAGTTCAATCAGTTTAAGCGTGCTGCAATGAGCCAGAAAATTAGAATTAAGCTAAAATCCTACGACCACAATCTGGTAGATAAGTCGGCTGAAAAGATCGTGAAAACGGTAAAGGCTGCTGGTGCTGTAGTAAGTGGACCAATTCCACTTCCTACCCACAAAAAGATCTTTACTGTAAACCGTTCTACCTTCGTCAACAAGAAGTCGAGAGAACAGTTCGAACTTTCTACCTACAAACGGTTATTGGATATCTACAGCTCTACTCCTAAAACAATTGATGCTCTGATGAAGTTAGAGCTTCCAAGTGGCGTAGAGGTAGAAATCAAGGTGTGATAAATTAAGTAGAAAAACGCGAAAAAGCAATGCCAGGAATTATTGGAAAAAAAATCGGAATGACTTCCGTTTTCGGTGCTGATGGTAAAAACATACCATGCACCGTTATTGAGGCTGGTCCTTGCGTAGTTACGCAGGTTAAGAGTGTTGAAACCGACGGTTACATCGCTCTTCAACTTGCCTATGACGAAAAGAAAGAAAAGCGGACCACTAAGAGCCTTTTAGGTCACTTCAAAAAGGCCGACACCACCCCCAAGCGCAAGCTTGTGGAGTTTCAGAGTTTCGAGGAGGTGCATAAGCTAGGTGATATTATCACCGTAGCCGATGTGCTCGAAGAGGGAGACTGGGTGGATGTTACCGGTATCTCTAAAGGTAAGGGATTTCAAGGAGTTGTTAAGCGCCACGGCTTTGCCGGGGTTGGTGGGGCAACCCACGGTCAGCATAACCGCTTGAGAGCTCCCGGTTCAATGGGTGCGTCATCTTACCCATCACGCGTATTTCCAGGTAAGAGACTTCCTGGTCGTATGGGTGGACAACAGGTAAAAGTGCTTAACCTTAAAGTTCTTAAGGTTATTGTAGAAAACAACCTGCTGTTGGTAAAGGGATCAATCCCCGGTGCAAAAGGTTCATACTTAATTATTGAGGAGTAATGGAATTAGCAGTATTAAATATCGCTGGACAGGAAACCGGAAGAAAGGTTGTGCTGGAAGATACCATCTTCGGCATTGAACCCAACGATCATGCTATTTACCTCGACGTTAAGCAATACTTGGCCAACAAGAGACAGGGTACTCATAAGTCCAAGCAGCGCAACGAGGTTTCCGGTAGCACTAGAAAACTTAAAAAGCAAAAAGGTACTGGAACTGCTCGTGCCGGCAGCATCAAGTCGCCACTCTTCAGAGGTGGTGGACGCGTGTTCGGTCCAGTTCCAAGAGATTATAGCTTTAAGTTAAATAAGAAGTTAAAGCAAGTGGCTCGTAAAAGCGCTTTAACCTACTTAGCTCAGAAGAACCAAATCACGGTAGTTGAGGATTTTAATCTTGATGAACCTAAGACGAAGGAGTTTATCAAGATTAGAGCTAGCCTTAAGGTTGATGACAGAAAGTGTACTTTCGTTCTTCCTGAGGTAAATTCAAATGTTGTGCTTTCATCTCGCAACATCTCCGATGCTAAGGTTATGCTTGCATCTCAGCTCAACACCTATGAGATTATGAATGCCGGAAATCTTGTGATATCCGAGGGTTCGATAGGCGTGATTAACAAATTATTTGGACTTTAGTAATTAAGCGAGATGGAAATCTTAGTTAAGCCAATAATTACCGAAAAAATGACGATTCAGGGCGAGAAGCTGAATCGTTACGGTTTTGTGGTTGAGAAAACCGCAAATAAGCTGCAGATAAAACAGGCAGTAGAGGATATGTACGGAGTTACTGTTGCCGATGTAAATACCATGCGTTATGGTGGGAAAGCTAAGTCACGCTTTACCAAAGCCGGGTATCTTGTAGGAAGAACCAATTCCTTCAAAAAGGCAATCATAACTTTGAAGGAAGGTGAAAAGATTGATTTTTATAGCAACATCTAAGGAAAATGGCTGTAAGAAAACTAAAACCGGTAACTCCCGGTCAAAGACATAAGATAATTAGCGCATTCGACACGATTACCGCTGGCTCTCCAGAAAAATCGTTGGTTGTACCGTTGAAGAAGACCGGTGGACGTAACCAAACCGGTAAAATGACAATGCGCTATATTGGTGGTGGACACAAGAGAATGTACCGCATCATTGATTTCCTTCGGAACAAGGATGGCATGCAGGCAATCGTAAAGACCATTGAGTACGATCCCAACCGCAGTGCACGTATTGCACTGGTGGTTTATACTGACGGCGAAAAACGTTACATTCTAGCACCTCAAGGGTTGC carries:
- the rpsL gene encoding 30S ribosomal protein S12, with product MPTIQQLVRKGRTQLVDKSKAPAMDACPQKRGVCTRVYTTTPKKPNSAMRKVARVRLTNGYEVTAYIPGEGHNLQEHSIVLIRGGRVKDLPGVRYHIIRGALDAAGVEGRNQRRSKYGTKKPKAQKAKK
- the rplC gene encoding 50S ribosomal protein L3 gives rise to the protein MPGIIGKKIGMTSVFGADGKNIPCTVIEAGPCVVTQVKSVETDGYIALQLAYDEKKEKRTTKSLLGHFKKADTTPKRKLVEFQSFEEVHKLGDIITVADVLEEGDWVDVTGISKGKGFQGVVKRHGFAGVGGATHGQHNRLRAPGSMGASSYPSRVFPGKRLPGRMGGQQVKVLNLKVLKVIVENNLLLVKGSIPGAKGSYLIIEE
- the rpsG gene encoding 30S ribosomal protein S7, which gives rise to MRKAKPKKRILLPDPRFGDSLVTRFVNNLMYQGKKSTAYGVFYEAVDIIEKKMKDSEKSPLEIWKKALENITPQVEVKSRRVGGATFQVPMEVRSDRKVSISIKNMILYARKRSGKSMADKLANEIMAGYNNEGGAYKRKEDMHKMAEANKAFAHFRF
- the rplW gene encoding 50S ribosomal protein L23, which codes for MEILVKPIITEKMTIQGEKLNRYGFVVEKTANKLQIKQAVEDMYGVTVADVNTMRYGGKAKSRFTKAGYLVGRTNSFKKAIITLKEGEKIDFYSNI
- the rpsJ gene encoding 30S ribosomal protein S10, yielding MSQKIRIKLKSYDHNLVDKSAEKIVKTVKAAGAVVSGPIPLPTHKKIFTVNRSTFVNKKSREQFELSTYKRLLDIYSSTPKTIDALMKLELPSGVEVEIKV
- the fusA gene encoding elongation factor G, producing MSNDLKLTRNIGIMAHIDAGKTTTSERILFYTGKTHKIGEVHDGAATMDWMVQEQERGITITSAATTTFWSHKDQIYKINLIDTPGHVDFTVEVERSLRVLDGAVAVFCAVGGVEPQSETVWRQADKYKVPRMAFINKMDRTGADFYSVVSQIKDKLGAVPIPLQIPIGAEEKFRGTVDLILNKAVIYFDDDKVKINYTYEDIPEELKEEAAEWRAKLVESIAEYNDVLLEKFFEDPDSITEDELIEAIRKATIDMKIVPVLCGTAFKNKGVQKLLDAVIELLPSPLDVESITGINPETGDEVVRHPNVKDPFTALAFKIATDPFVGRLAFMRIYSGRLESGSYVYNTRNQKKERISRLYQMHANKQNPMEVIEAGDICAAVGFKDIRTGDTLCDEKHPIALESMTFPEPVIGLAIEPKTQKDLDKLGIALGKLAEEDPTFRIKTDVDSGQTIISGMGELHLEIIVDRLRREFNVEINQGAPLVNYKEALKGTADHREVFKKQSGGKGKFADIIVTIGPADPGVTGLQFVDEVKGGNIPREYIPAVQKGFDSAMKNGVLAGYTMDSLKVVLKDGGFHAVDSDALSFEICARYAFRHAAIKAKPIIMEPIMSVEVVTPEENMGDIIGDFNKRRGQITGMESRGGARVVKAKVPLSEMFGYVTVLRTLSSGRATSTMEFSHYDEVSSNLAKEIMEKSQGKIKEIE
- the rplD gene encoding 50S ribosomal protein L4, whose translation is MELAVLNIAGQETGRKVVLEDTIFGIEPNDHAIYLDVKQYLANKRQGTHKSKQRNEVSGSTRKLKKQKGTGTARAGSIKSPLFRGGGRVFGPVPRDYSFKLNKKLKQVARKSALTYLAQKNQITVVEDFNLDEPKTKEFIKIRASLKVDDRKCTFVLPEVNSNVVLSSRNISDAKVMLASQLNTYEIMNAGNLVISEGSIGVINKLFGL